One segment of Ricinus communis isolate WT05 ecotype wild-type chromosome 8, ASM1957865v1, whole genome shotgun sequence DNA contains the following:
- the LOC8278125 gene encoding probable aquaporin PIP2-6 isoform X1 produces MELGESSISCEASNVKGKQSPNPSFLTRLGINEIYTLEMWRAAVTELVATGTFLFTLSTTIIACLESHESDPKLLIPIAVFFIAFLWLMVTVPLSGGLFSPAFSFIAALRGVITFVRALFYSLGQLLGALIAYLILKGVMDPNMAHKYALAGCMVNGNGAGVSVGTALIIEILCTFMVLYVAMTIILDKQKCMDLGLTTVCVIISGIYAASVFVSITVTGRPGYGGVGLNPARCLGPVLLMGGALWEGHWVFWVGPFCACMIYYAYSLMLPKRGFVRADIEEDIIKLVRASCSGSDCPSCVEKKVTSLYEKILYKLSFGFICD; encoded by the exons ATGGAGTTGGGAGAATCCTCAATTTCTTGCGAGGCATCAAATGTTAAGGGCAAGCAATCTCCAAACCCATCATTTCTCACTCGGCTAGGGATCAATGAAATCTACACATTAGAG ATGTGGAGGGCAGCAGTTACTGAGCTGGTAGCAACTGGTACCTTTCTATTTACACTCTCAACAACAATCATCGCATGCCTGGAATCGCACGAGTCTGACCCTAAACTTCTAATTCCGATTGCTGTCTTCTTCATTGCTTTCCTTTGGCTTATGGTGACAGTTCCGTTATCTGGTGGCCTTTTTAGCCCAGCTTTCTCGTTCATTGCAGCCCTAAGAGGTGTTATAACTTTTGTTCGTGCTCTGTTCTATTCTTTGGGACAACTTTTGGGTGCACTGATAGCTTATCTTATACTGAAGGGTGTAATGGACCCCAATATGGCACATAAGTATGCCTTAGCTGGCTGCATGGTTAATGGAAATGGAGCAGGAGTAAGCGTTGGGACAGCACTAATAATTGAGATTTTATGCACTTTTATGGTGCTATATGTTGCTATGACCATAATTTTGGACAAGCAAAAGTGCATGGATTTAGGCCTGACTACGGTATGCGTGATAATATCAGGAATCTATGCGGCATCTGTTTTTGTTTCGATAACAGTAACTGGGCGGCCTGGCTATGGTGGTGTGGGGCTGAACCCTGCAAGGTGCTTAGGTCCAGTGCTGTTGATGGGTGGGGCGTTATGGGAAGGGCATTGGGTCTTTTGGGTAGGGCCGTTTTGTGCTTGCATGATTTATTATGCTTATAGTCTGATGTTACCAAAGCGAGGATTTGTGAGAGCAGATATAGAGGAAGACATTATTAAGCTAGTTAGGGCTTCTTGTTCAGGATCTGATTGTCCCTCTTGTGTTGAGAAGAAAGTGACTTCTCTGTACGAAAAGATTTTGTATAAACTTTCTTTTGGTTTCATCTGTGATTAG
- the LOC8278125 gene encoding probable aquaporin TIP3-1 isoform X2 — protein sequence MWRAAVTELVATGTFLFTLSTTIIACLESHESDPKLLIPIAVFFIAFLWLMVTVPLSGGLFSPAFSFIAALRGVITFVRALFYSLGQLLGALIAYLILKGVMDPNMAHKYALAGCMVNGNGAGVSVGTALIIEILCTFMVLYVAMTIILDKQKCMDLGLTTVCVIISGIYAASVFVSITVTGRPGYGGVGLNPARCLGPVLLMGGALWEGHWVFWVGPFCACMIYYAYSLMLPKRGFVRADIEEDIIKLVRASCSGSDCPSCVEKKVTSLYEKILYKLSFGFICD from the coding sequence ATGTGGAGGGCAGCAGTTACTGAGCTGGTAGCAACTGGTACCTTTCTATTTACACTCTCAACAACAATCATCGCATGCCTGGAATCGCACGAGTCTGACCCTAAACTTCTAATTCCGATTGCTGTCTTCTTCATTGCTTTCCTTTGGCTTATGGTGACAGTTCCGTTATCTGGTGGCCTTTTTAGCCCAGCTTTCTCGTTCATTGCAGCCCTAAGAGGTGTTATAACTTTTGTTCGTGCTCTGTTCTATTCTTTGGGACAACTTTTGGGTGCACTGATAGCTTATCTTATACTGAAGGGTGTAATGGACCCCAATATGGCACATAAGTATGCCTTAGCTGGCTGCATGGTTAATGGAAATGGAGCAGGAGTAAGCGTTGGGACAGCACTAATAATTGAGATTTTATGCACTTTTATGGTGCTATATGTTGCTATGACCATAATTTTGGACAAGCAAAAGTGCATGGATTTAGGCCTGACTACGGTATGCGTGATAATATCAGGAATCTATGCGGCATCTGTTTTTGTTTCGATAACAGTAACTGGGCGGCCTGGCTATGGTGGTGTGGGGCTGAACCCTGCAAGGTGCTTAGGTCCAGTGCTGTTGATGGGTGGGGCGTTATGGGAAGGGCATTGGGTCTTTTGGGTAGGGCCGTTTTGTGCTTGCATGATTTATTATGCTTATAGTCTGATGTTACCAAAGCGAGGATTTGTGAGAGCAGATATAGAGGAAGACATTATTAAGCTAGTTAGGGCTTCTTGTTCAGGATCTGATTGTCCCTCTTGTGTTGAGAAGAAAGTGACTTCTCTGTACGAAAAGATTTTGTATAAACTTTCTTTTGGTTTCATCTGTGATTAG